In Bacillota bacterium, the sequence TGATGACAGATGGCAAAGCATGTGATTAACAGCAGAAGGTGGCAGGTTAACCTCAGGCAGCGGAGGATACTGCTAATCCAGATTGGAAAAGCTATGGTTATCTAAGCAGACGGAATTATTGATAAACATTCCTAATAAGTCTGGACATAGAATCAAATATAGGTTAAAATTGATGTATACATAGAATCTAGGAGGGAATTTTTGATGGATGCATATCAAGCTGTTTTAGAGTTCTTTGAGAAAGCGGAAGAGCCGGTAAGAACTGGACAAGTTGTGGAAGCAACCGGCCTAGATAAAAAAGAAGTTGATAAGGCTATGAACAAGCTTAAAAAAGAAGAGAAGATTGTTTCTCCGAAGCGCTGCTATTGGGAATTAAAGAAATAAGTGGAAATATCTGCTCTCCTGCCAAAAGGTGGGGGAGCTTACTTATTTTTTAGAAACGCTTGGTACAGGTCGTTCATATCGTCAACGAACTCATTCCAGTTGGGATTAGTTAGTTTTTCACGCTTCGTTAAATGATACTGATATCTATATAAATATTTTAAGGCTTGCTTATCACTGAGATTCTTTGTGTAAAGGTAATAAATAAGCTCCTTGACTGCGATGTAAGCGAGAGTTTTTACCTCGCCTCTGTCGTCTCTATTGTCTAATATTGGATCATATTTAGTTAAAGGGTAGATTCTTTTTTCGATAGAGACACGCAACATTTTTTCGGTTTTGTTTAAGGTTGAATCGCTATGAATGATTAAGCGGGGCGGAACAGCCTGCAATTTTTCCTGAACATACGATTCTACTGATGGTGAAATAAGTTCATCATAGACAGCTTCGTGTATAGCTAATTTGGGGAATGCGTTGAAAATCGGGTCTAGCCAAATACTTTGAAACAGCTGAAAATCAAAAGCTTTCCTAGCTGGTGGACGCCGATCTGGTGGGATCATCGAAAATACTTTCTAGAGCTGGGTTCTCGGACGATAGATCAACAAACATGAACTACCTCCCGTTGAAAAAGGAATCAAATTCATCTAAATCGTCTTCAGAAACGGTGTAATCGTACCCAAAATCACTTGGGTGTTTTTCGAAAACGCTTAAAATATCGGCAAAGTCATCTTCGTCTATCAGATTGTTCTCGAAATTGCGCACGATTATCTCGATACTCTTCGGAGATGCATTGATGTTATGGTTAGCACTATTTAGCTTAATGAAAATTTCTTTATTCATAGCTAGACCTACTTTTCCGTATTCCCCATTCATATCCCTAGGGTCGATGCTGAACAAGCTTAGGTATTGATTCTCATTAATTGCATTTATCTGTTTTAGTCTTGCGATTATCGAATCGTATGGGAGCCACCAGGTACACTGCAGTCGCGCAATAAATCGGAGCAGTGTTTTCATTTTTAGATTCCGAAGCGAAGAACTTTTGAACTCCTCAATAATGGTGTTCGTCAAGGCTCGCTCAGGTAAAAGAAACTCTTCTGCAAAGTAGTTTGCTTGAACTTCGACCAGATCGTCTTCCCTGTCTACTCGTCCAAATTGGGAACCCGTTTTAGTGAAGAAGTGGTAAAGTTCATGGGCAATTGCATAAATCTGTTTATCGAAATAGATCGCAGTGTTCAGACCAATGAAGACTAGCTCCTCTTCGCCTTGTTTGGAATACATTAGGGCGGCACAAAAAGATGGCTGTTCCCTATCTGACTCTATCGGATACTCCAAGAGGATTATTTCCAATTTGTCCAGAATATTAAAGATTTCGCTAGCAATTGGGGTTGCACCAACAAAGCCCAAAGCACACCGCTTTTCTTCGGCTAGCTTTTTTATGGATGCGATTTGAAGCTCATCATGGATTCTGTCTAGCCTCATTTTCAAACTTCCTCCTCAGCAGTATTTGCTGTCTTAGGACTATCATCATCTTGAAAAGCCTTTCTACACCTTCTTTTTCTTTTTCACTCAAAGCTTGGCTTCTAAGCGCAATGAATGCGTTGTTTTCTTGGGTCTCTAAAAACATCGATGTGATATCGAATTCAAGAGCTCTACCAAGGGCTTGAAGCTGATATATAGATGGGATGAAGTCTTCTCTTTCAATGCGGC encodes:
- a CDS encoding replication protein; translated protein: MDAYQAVLEFFEKAEEPVRTGQVVEATGLDKKEVDKAMNKLKKEEKIVSPKRCYWELKK
- a CDS encoding ImmA/IrrE family metallo-endopeptidase; this translates as MRLDRIHDELQIASIKKLAEEKRCALGFVGATPIASEIFNILDKLEIILLEYPIESDREQPSFCAALMYSKQGEEELVFIGLNTAIYFDKQIYAIAHELYHFFTKTGSQFGRVDREDDLVEVQANYFAEEFLLPERALTNTIIEEFKSSSLRNLKMKTLLRFIARLQCTWWLPYDSIIARLKQINAINENQYLSLFSIDPRDMNGEYGKVGLAMNKEIFIKLNSANHNINASPKSIEIIVRNFENNLIDEDDFADILSVFEKHPSDFGYDYTVSEDDLDEFDSFFNGR
- a CDS encoding helix-turn-helix domain-containing protein is translated as MKELSTTTLARTIKNKREEKGLTQEGLSNLTGINRAIISRIEREDFIPSIYQLQALGRALEFDITSMFLETQENNAFIALRSQALSEKEKEGVERLFKMMIVLRQQILLRRKFENEARQNP